Proteins co-encoded in one Nonlabens agnitus genomic window:
- a CDS encoding DUF7507 domain-containing protein — protein sequence MLKESTFNDENGDGFAQLGETISYSFTVTNTGATTLTDITITDPLLVAPNGSLLAALSRALHLERWTRRPLAEATRSSSPTLMRNGNQTRHLPRERIRMVTM from the coding sequence CTGCTTAAGGAGAGCACGTTCAACGATGAGAACGGTGACGGCTTCGCACAGTTGGGCGAGACGATCAGCTACAGCTTCACTGTAACGAACACCGGAGCGACTACGTTGACGGATATCACGATCACGGATCCACTACTAGTGGCGCCTAACGGCAGCTTACTGGCGGCCCTATCGCGAGCCTTGCACCTGGAGCGGTGGACACGACGACCTTTAGCGGAAGCTACACGATCCAGCAGTCCGACATTGATGCGGAACGGTAACCAAACCAGGCACTTGCCACGGGAACGAATCCGGATGGTGACGATGTGA